TTACAGCGGCATCGCCGGTGACTTTGACCCAGGAAGCATCGAACGAGCCGCCGGACTGTGAAATTGTCGCCAGCGTCAGCTGATTGCTTTCAGAAGTGCCGGAATTTGCGGTGAAAGTCCCGCCGGAGAGTGTCAGGGATGAAATGTTATCGCTGGCCCCGCAAGTGACCTTCCCGTCTTCCACGATAAGCGGGACGCTGAGCGTCACTGAGTCGGCGAGTTTCAAAATCCCCAGATTATTGGCGACATCAATACTGCCTGTATCATTATTGTCCGGCCTGGAGATCCTGGCATTCTGCGACAGATCAACTTCACCGGAGACATTATCGCCCCCACCGATGGAAATGACACCCGTCAGCGTAATCGAACCTGCGAGGGTGCCAAGGCCGCCGAAACGCGGCTGGTCATTCGTGCGGGTGGTGTTTCCAAAGGCGGTTTTAGAACTGCCGAGACCCTGATCATAATATGGGTTGTACCCGACGGTCAGATTCCCGATTGATGCCCCATCAGAAAATGAAATTGAAGAGGTTTTCCAGCTATTTGAGCTGCCATCCCAGTAATTGCCGGAGACGGCAACATGTCCATCACCGGAATAACCATATTTGCCCAGATCAATCGCCGCGGAGGCCACGATTTTCGCATCGCTGTCCAATATGAATTTCGCCGAGACTTCGACCGTATTGTAATCCCAGCCGATCACATAATTACCGGAGAGCGTGCTCTCAGCCTCGATCTTTAAACGGGCCTGCGAATTAAGAACAATAACGCCGGATTCACCCGTCTCAGCGCGTCCCCCCTCCATATAAACGGTTGAACCGTTGAGAATCTGCGCCCAGAGTTTATTTCCGCCTGAATTATCATTGAAATATTGGACGTCTGATTCTTTGACAGAGCGCCCGGCAGCCGAAGCTGACGTATCGGGCTTGCCGCCGGAGAAATGATAGATACCACTCTTATAAATGTAAAAGTCACCCTTCACGCAGAAAGCATGACTGATGGAAAGCGTGCCCGACGTGATCTGCACGTTAAGAAAGCCCGCGCCGTAGATAATCTGCCCGCTCAGCGTGACTGAATATTTATCAGAGACGTCGATTTTAATGATCGGGTTGTTTGATGTATTTCCCGACGCGACCAGGATAGGCACGGTCATATCCGTGCTCATCTGATTGAAGTAACTGACTTCAATATGCTTGACGATGGGCAGGAAATCGAAGTTGGTCGCTCTACTGTAAGATGTACCAAGGACGTCATTGACCTGGTTCCACGCCTGCTCCCTTGCGTAGGCATGCCAGCCAAACGTGCTCCAATACATTTTATTGACGCCGCCACTATCTCCTTTATGCTCGGAGTCAAGGCATTTTTGATCGATGCGACCACTCAGTTTGATCTTGAGAGAGTCCAGACCGAAATACCATTTACGCGCATCATCCCACGTCATTGTCCCGTCGGGAAGCACGCTCGCATTCAAAGCTTCATTATTGTACAGATTTTTCCCCAAGACATGTTCGAGGATAATCTCGTGCTCCTCGACTTTGCTCGTCGTCTGATTCGTCTCTTTATAGAAAACGTGGATTTTGCCGTCGAGATAATATGCTTTCTCGAAGGTCGCGCCATTTTCGTGCAGCGCATCAAAATCCAGTTGCACACCATCCTTGAAATTTTCGATTGTGACATTGATGTGTTCGACCAGACCCGTCGTACCACCATCTGCAAAGTGAAGGACACCGCCCTTTTGCGCCGCATCGTCACTACAGACGATTGTCGCCGATGCGCTGGCCGTGTCTTCAAACGAGATGCGGCTGCCAGCTTCCATAAGGATCTTCGGCTTGATGACCGCATCCTTCATGATCATCAAAGTCGTGCCGGCATGGACGTTGATGACATCCGCATCATCGGACCCAGTGACATTGCCATATAAGCTGACGACACCGCTGCCCTCAATATCAAGTGCGCCTTTGACATCGAAGCCCTTCTTGATGTTGAGCTCGGCAAGTGACCCGCCCAGATCAATCCTGCCCCCGTTCTTGGACACGTTGAACGCGCCATTCATGTCATATGTGCCGGCGTGATTGAAGGTCAGCGTGCCGCCATCCAACGTGACGTTTGCGTCCTTGCCGATCGTCACGGTGGAATCGCTCAGGACAAGCGTGCCGGAAATCGACGTTGTGCCGCCGGAGATATCAAGCGTCTTGACCGTGACCGTTCTGGTCACATCCAGAATGCCATCCTGCTGGGTCACCGTTTCGATCGTTCCGCCAGTCAGCGTGACTGTGCCCTCATCTCCGGTTTGCAGGGTAAGGCTGGTGATATTTGCGCCGAGCGTGCTGTCGGCGGAGCTGTTGACCGTCACCGTTTTAAGAACGCCGTTCGACAGATTAATCGCGCCGGAACCCGTAATCGCCAGCGTGTCCGCCGTGTATTCGATTTCATCAGCCGTGACGATGCCACCGCTGACGCTGAAGCTTTGTCCGACTTTCAGGATGGCGCATTTAACATCCCCGTTTGTAACGGCGAGATTATTAACGGTTACATTATGGTCACTGGTCACATGACCGCCTGAAATCGACAGAGATGTAACGGCGACATTCTGCGCCGAGAATTTCAGCGTCCCGCCCGCGACGGTGAGGCCTGGGAGGTCTGCCCCGGTAAGGGTTGTTGTGCCGGTGTTACCGGAAGCAAGTTGCAGCGAGGTGAAGCTGGCTCCAATGGTGCTGTTGCCGCTGCTGTTAATGGTGACGTCAGCCAGCGTGCCACCTGAAAGCTTGACGGCACCACTGCCCGACACATTCAGCGCGCTGTCGCATTTCATGGATGTCGCCGATAATGTCCCGCCACTGACGGCGGTTTCACCCTTGAAATACGCGTATGCGGCATTGAGCAGCCCACCCGTCAAAGTGAGTTTGTCCACGGTGAGGATATTGTCTTCGGCGGCGCTCGGGGTTCCGTCAAATGTGCCGCCGGAGATGGTCAGGGAGCCGAAACTGTCATTTTTACCGCAGGTGAAGTGCCCCCCGAGCATGTTCACGTCGCTGAAATAATCGCTGTCGCCACATGTAACCGTCCCGTCATCCATTTTAAGCGGGACGTTCATCTTGGCCGAGTCTTCAAGCTTCAGAACGCCGAGACTATTGACGATTTCAACGCTACCTTTTTCATTTCCATCGGGCCTTGCGAGCGTCGCGTCTTTTGCCAGATCAACCTCACCGGTTGAATCGTCGCCGCCACCAATAAAAAAGTTACCACTGAGCTTGATGGTCCCGGAAAGCGCCGCCGTGGCACCGTAACGTGCATGAAGGTTTTTGAGAGAAGCATCACCCAAAACCGTCTGCGCGCTGCCGATACCCTGGTCAAAAAAGGGATTATAACCAATCGTCAGATTGCCAATGGTGGCGCCGTCTGAGAAATCGACGGCAGATGTCTGCCATGATGAGCCATTCCAGAAATCGCCGGTGATGACCAGATTTCCATCGCCCGAGAAGCCGAATTTTCCGAGGTCAACATTTGTGGAGGCCACGACCCTGGCGCCGCTTGTCAGGACGAACCTGGCATTGGCCTCAACCGTGTTATTATCCCAACCAATAACGTAATTGCCGGACATGACGCTCTCAACGTCGATCTTGAGACGCGCATTGGCATTAAGCACGATGACGCCCGTATCGCTCGTGGTGGCTGAACCGCCCTCGAGATAAACGGTGGACCCATTCAGCACCTGCGCCCACAGCTTATGCCCGTCCGCATTGCCATTGTCGTAATGGACGTCAGCTTCCTTGACGCTGCGTCCCGCGGCTGAAGCCGTCGTGTCAGGTTCCTGCCCTTTGAAGCTGTAGGAACCTTTTGGCTGAATGTAGAAATCGCCCGTGATGACAAAGGCACGGTCAATCGTCAGCGTGCCGGACGTGATATAGACGTTGAGGAAGCCGCTTCCGAAAATGATCTGGCCGCTCAGTTCAACCGTGCCTTTATCGCCGGTGAGAATATCGACTTCAGGATCATCCGTGCCAGCCTCGTTCGCGATCAGAACCGGCACGGATAGTAAAGTGTCGCTTTTGAACTCAGCTTTGGTGTCAACGATGGCGGGCATGAAAGTTAAGTTGGTGTCGCTCGGGACAGACGTGCCCAGCGCCTTGTTGATCCACTTCCAAGCCTGCGCTTTCGCCGAAAATGTAAATCCGAAGATCGTCCAGGTTTTCTTGTTGATGCCTTCCTTGGAATCGAGGCAGGTCTGATCGACATTGCCACTAAGACCAACCTTCAGCACACCCGTGTTAAAATACCACCCGGCAACGCCGTCCCACATTATTTTACCAGCGGGAAGCGCATTGGCATCAGGCACCGCCGGAGACAGGTTAACCGCACTGACCCGACGCGACGCCATCAGCGCATCATCGACTTCCTTGACGTGGTCCGGCTTTGAATCGTGATCTTCCACGAATTTATCATCGGCGCGTGTTGTCTCATCTCCTGATGACGCGGCCACGTTGATCGGCGCTGTGCTCGGGGTATTTTGCGGCATTGATGCGCCGCCATCCTCGGATCGGTCCGTTGAAGAAAGCGCGCTGTCAGAGGCAGTCTTATCCGGCGTGCGGCCAGGCGGGAGCGCTGACGCGTTCTGATCGCGCTTTTCAACCGTCTTTTTGGACTTCCCTGTATCTTTCTGCGCCACTTCAAGATCCTTCAGAACCAAAGCGCCGCCTTTTGTGGATGTAGATTTTCAGAGCAACTTTACTGTCATCTGAAATAGCGGGAACGAAGCGACTGTGCCGCAATCGCCCGCTCCACATTAGCGCCGCATCACCGATATTCTGCGTTATTCTACTATCCCGTTAAGTCAAAGTGAGAGACAAATTATTTAAAATAAGGTTTACACGCTTGATCTGCCAATAAACCCGCAATTCATGATCTCCTATATGCGAGGTCATTAACATTTTTCTTATTGAACTCTGTTTTATCTTCTCTCGTTTTACTTGGGATGACTTTCGCCTCTCCACGCAGGAAAACGCTCCTTGCCAGATGAACTGACAGTGTCACCCGCCGCAGCCATGGTGATCGCATTCTGACGGCAGGTGGCGCAGCAGGTGCGCCTGACAGTCCAGCTTTGGCTGCGGCTGTTGAGATCACCCGGTGATGCCTGATCTTCATTTCATCAGAACCTGTCCGAACAATGTTTGCCTCCGCGCAGGACGGGGCCTTCGTAACGGCGACGCGTGATCATAATTTTCACCGGAAACGCGGCGTCGCTGGCTGACGAGGCCCTGCGCGCAGCGGCACATCGTTAACAAAGCTTGAAGCCGTTAAACCTTTTAAAGTTTCATTAAATTTGAGGGTTTTCAACGCACCATGAAGGGTTCAACGGCCCGGGATGTAGGCGAAACCGGCGTTCGATGTTCTACGAGTCTGATCACATTTGGGGCGCTCATGCCCTGCCGCCCATTACGGCGACTTGAGCAGTGCGCGACAGCACGGCTCCCAGGTTCAAAAAAGGCAAAAAAAAGCGCGACTCCCATGAACGGGAAGTCGCGCTTTCTGGCAGATCATGCGGTCAGTTATCTTCGAGGAAGGACCTTAACTTCCGGCTGCGGCTGGGATGTTTCAATTTCCGCAGCGCTTTGGCCTCAATCTGACGGATACGCTCACGTGTCACGTTAAATTGCTGGCCCACTTCCTCAAGCGTGTGGTCGGTATTCATCCCGATGCCGAAGCGCATACGCAGGACACGCTCCTCACGCGGCGTCAATGACGCGAGCACGCGCGTGGTCGCCTCGCGCAAGTTGGTCTGGATGGCTGCGTCCAAAGGTATGACCGCTGTCTTATCCTCGATGAAATCACCGAGATGGCTGTCCTCTTCATCACCAATCGGCGTTTCGAGTGAAATCGGCTCTTTCGCAATTTTGAGGACTTTCCGCACCTTCTCAAGCGGCATACCCAGTTTTTCAGCAAGTTCCTCCGGGGCCGGCTCACGCCCGATTTCATGCAGCATCTGGCGTGATGTGCGGACAAGCTTGTTAATCGTCTCAATCATATGGACCGGGATACGGATCGTCCGCGCCTGGTCCGCGATCGAACGCGTAATGGCCTGACGGATCCACCAGGTCGCGTAGGTGGAAAATTTATAGCCGCGGCGATATTCAAATTTATCGACGGCCTTCATCAGGCCGATATTGCCCTCCTGAATAAGATCCAGGAATTGCAGCCCGCGATTGGTGTATTTCTTCGCAATCGAAATGACGAGACGCAGGTTGGCCTCAATCATCTCCTTCTTGGCCCGTGTCGTATCGCGCTCCCCACGTGAGACCACGGCATAAACCCGGCGGAACTCACTGACAGGCAGGCCGGTATGATGCGACAGCTCCGCCACCTGCGCACGCAGCTCGGCAATCCGGGCATAGTGACGGGTGGTCAGGTTCTTCCAGGCTTTGGAGGAAAGGGCGGAGACAGTGTCAAGCCAGTTCGGATCAAGCTCGCGTCCGCGATATTTGGCAAGGAAATCATCCCGCGTCACGCGGCAGCTTTCCGCGAGGCGCAGCATCTGCCCTTCCAGACTGTTGAGGCGCTGGAATTGCGACTTCAGATGCGTGACCAGTTCCTCGATACCATTATTATGGAGTCTGACCTGCTCAACCATTGAAACGAGCCTGTGGCGGACATCCTCATATTCTTTTTCCTGCTTCGTGGATATGGCCTCGCCACGGGTCATATTCTCAATGCGGTCAACCTGAAGGCTGCGCAAATGATGGTATAGCGGCTCAATCGCCTCAAATGTCGCCAGGATTTCCGGCTTCAGTTTTTCCTCAAGGGCGGAAAGGGACAGGCCAGCGCCATCACCCTCGCCGGTTTCCTCACCGCCACCATTTTCATCGAGGGACTCTTCCGCGTCATCCTCATCGTCACTGGTGCTTTCTTTATCGTCCGCGCCAGCTTCCTCCGTCGGTCCATCATCTGTCTGGCTTGCTTCCAGATCGACAATTTCACGCAAAAGCATCTCACCTGCTTTGAGGCGCTCATGCCACGAGATGATGGCGCGGAACGTCAGGGGGCTTTCACACAGCCCGCCAATCATTTCATCCCGACCCGCCTCAATGCGTTTGGCAATGGCGATCTCCCCCTCGCGGGAGAGAAGCTCCACCGCCCCCATTTCACGCAGGTACATTCGCACCGGGTCATCCGTGCGACCCGCACTTTCACTGACATTACCTGTCTGCGCTTCTTCAGCTTCCTCAGACTCGTCCTGCTCTTCAACCTGGGTTTCGGCTTCCTCGGAATCGTCGCTTTCTTCATTATCGACGACCTGAATGCCCATTTCCGACAGGTTGGCCATGACGTCCTCAATCTGCTCGGACGACATCTGCTCTTGCGGGAGGACGGTATTGAGTTCATCAAACGTGATGTGTCCACGCTCGCGCCCTTTGGCGATCAGCCTCTTGACAGACGCAGGCAGAGTATCAAGAACGTTATTATCGTTGTCCTGATCCTGAACTCTCTCGGCCGTGCTGGCTGTTTTCGTCGCCATTCGATACTCCCATATCCCGCCTTCGCCATCAAATATGCGGTCCCCAAACCCTCGGAAAGCACTACGCCCACCGCACAGCGCAACGCGGCACGTGCGGCAGGTTCAGAGTTTTCTCCGTGATATGCGATTCACCCGCAACCTTGGCAGCGTGCAGGTGGGCTATCCGAGCCTTGAAGTCAAGGGCTACGAGGAATGTTCCGCATTATAAGTTTAAATTATGCATCGCGGAACCTCTTTGATGATCAAAGAGAGTTGGTTTGACATTCCTCGTCAGATGTCGTCCGGTGGTTCCCCCGCCTTCAGCCGTTCAAGCACGGTAAGCCGGGCCTTCAGGGCGTCGGGAAAAGTTTTCAGAGTGGCGTCGCTCAAGGCCGCCGCGACGTCCTTCCGCACCTCCTGACTGAAAGCGGGAAAATTGACCAGGCCGTAAAAATGCCACCAGCGCTCCGGTGCGTTGATGACAAGCAGGGAGTCATCATTATCCCGGCGTGAACGGGCGCGGGCATCATATTTGTCTAATAAAGCACGGCCAAACTGAGCACATCGGGCCATGGCCTCTTGCGCTTCACCCTCAGACTCAAACCAAGCAATCGGGGAGGTCGATGTTTCTCCCGATAAATGACGCCGCTCTGCATGAAATTCGAGGAGCCCCTCCCTCAGCAGGGCAAGGTCAGGCGGCAAATCCAGAGTGCTATAGGCTTGCTCGACATCGTCCAGCAAAGCGGGGTGTCGGAGGAGGATTTCCGTCAAAATATCGAGGCGCGCCGCATTCCCTTGCTGCACCACGGAATTAACCGGCAGATCAATGGTCCTGGAAGCGAGGTTTTTTGTCCGGGCGCGCCCCGGGGACGGCGCGGATCGGAAACTCTCGAAAACCTTATCGCGCCATGACCGGCGATATTCGTAACCCAGCGTCTTGTCGGAAATCTTCTCCGCCGCGGCATCAAGGCGCTGCCGCAAAGCGGCCCGTTGCTCCGGCACCCGGCCGTCACATCCTTGCCGCAATAACATGAAAATCTCATCATGCAGGGAGTGAGACCGGGCGAGCACGTCCTTCATCGCATTCGGCCCGTGATTTTTGATCAGGCTGTCAGGATCCTCCCCCTGCGGCAATCGGCAAAAACGCAGCGTCCTGTCGGCGCGCAGCATCGGAAGGGCGAGTTCAGCAACACGCAGGGAGGCCCGGCTGCCCGCCGCATCGCCATCCAGGCAGATGATGGGCGATGATGATTCCCGCCACATCAGATCGATCTGCTCGGCGGTCACGGCGGTGCCCAGCGGCGCGACGCCCGCCGTGAAACCAGCCTGGGACAGGGCGATCACATCCATATAACCTTCGACGACCAGAAGGTCCTTCTTGTCCTTCAGGACCGCCTGACGCGCATTATGAAGATTATATAAAGTGCGTTTTTTAGAGAAAAGTGGCGTTTCCGTCCCATTCACATATTTCGGCTGCGCCTGCCCCATCGCGCGACCGCCAAATGAGATCACCGCGCCGCGCCGGTCATGAATCGGGAAAATGATGCGGGAAAAAAATGCCGCCCCCCCCTTCTCGGTTCTTAAAAGCCCGGCTTTGAAAATATCCCTCTCATTATGGCCCGATTTTTTGAGATGACTGACGAGCGCGCCATGATCCGCATCCGCCCAGCCCAACCCGAAATGATCAATCGTGGCCTGCGTCAAACCGCGCTCCCGCAAGTAGGCACGCGCATGACGGGCCGCGTTGCCGGTCAAGGCCTTCCGGTAAAATTGTGCGGCCTCGGACAGAATATCCCGTAAGCGGGTGGACTCCTCTGACCTTTCAACCGCACCCGCATCCGGTTTCGGCATGTCGAGCCCGGCCTCCGCCGCCAGGGCCGCAACCGCTTCGGGGAAGGAAAGCCCCTCACTCTGCATGACGAAACTGAAGATATCGCCATGCACACCGCAGCCATAGCAATGGAAGTGATCATCATAAATATGGAAGGAGGGCGTCTTTTCCCCATGGAAAGGGCAGCACGCCTTCCATTGATTGCCGGAGCGCTCCAGTTTCGTGCGGCGCCCGATGACGCTGCGCAAAGGGATGGCGTCCCTGATGTCATCAAGAAATTTAGGCTCAAAAACGAGCGCCATTATGCCTCAGAGCCTGACATGAATTTTCCCCCGCAACGTCACGCCGTGCATACCCTCCTGCATGGTAACGCGGCATCACACTGACTCGATTTGCCTGAAGGCGTAACGCGCTCACCCCAGCTTCGCCTTTACCAATACGCTCATTTTCCCCATATCGAGTTGCGCACCGTGTTGCGCCCGCAACCAGCTCATGACGTTTTTAAGGTCTTTGACCGAATGCGCGCCCGTCTCGGACAGCGCTTTCTGCACGATGATCTCCAGATCCGCATCACTCAGCGGCGGCGGCAGGTAATGCTCGATCGTCGCAATTTCAGCCTCTTCCTTCTCGGCCAGTTCGGGCCGGTCACCTTGACGATAAAGCGCGGCGGATTCACGCCGGGATTTAATCATGGAACGCAGCGCCGACAGCATCGTCCCCTCATCCAATGCTGCATCTTTCGCCCGTAATTCAATATCGAGATCCTTGAACCTGCTGGTGATGGCGCGAAGCTGCGCAACCCGCGTCATATCCCGCGCCTTCATGGCGGTTTTGAGGTCCTCGTTAATCCGGTCTCTTAGCGACATATTTCGGCCTCCCATCATGCCGTTTTCCATGAAATCCAATGAAGGCTTATCCCAGAAGCATCGTCGAGGGAATAAATTTCCCACCTCTTTCGCAGCCGACACCGAGTGGGAAAAAACTTCCCAAACACATTTTACCCAATTATATAAGTCGGTGCAGATGTAGATGTAAAAAGGGAATGCGCCATGGATGTCGACCTCCTGATTAAAAAACTTGGCGGGGCAGATCAATTGGCTGAGCTGACAAATGTCGGGCCGGAGGCTGTGCGCAAATGGCGTCAATCCCGCGCCATTCCGGCCAAGCATTGGCCTGCGCTTTTACAACTTCCCGGCATTTCCATGGAAGACCTCACTGATACCGGGCCCGCAGCGTCCTGCGATGATACAGGCCGCCCCCATGGCGCGACGGCTGTGCTTCTCCTCGCCGATGGCACGATCCTGTGGGGTCGGGGCTTCGGTGCCCATACGACGCAGGCAGCCATCGGGGAAATCTGCTTCTGCACCGGCATGTCCGGCTATCAGGAGACTTTGACGGACCCATCCTATGCAGGCCAACTCGTCACCTTTACCTTTCCGCATATTGGTAATGTCGGGACAAATGCGGAGGATGATGAGGCACGGCGCGTTGCCGCGCGCGGAGTCATCGTCAAACAGGACATTACCAGCCCGGCCAATTGGCGCGCAACCGCCCCCCTTGCTGAATGGATGCAGGCCCAGGGTCTGACCGGGCTATCCGGGGTTGATACGCGCTTCATCACGCATCTTCTGCGTGAAAAAGGCCCCCAATCCGCCGGTATCTTCTACCCGCAGGACGGTGTGTTCCCCATAGAGACTCTCCTGGCGGAAGTGCGTTCCTGGCCGGGGCTTGAGGGGATGGATCTCGCCAAAGCGGTGACCTGCGCGCAGGCCCATAAATGGACGGAACCCGTCTGGGGCGGGACGCCGCCTTCCGGCCCGCTCAAAAGGGTCGTTGCGATTGATTACGGTGCCAAGCTGAATATTCTGCGCTGCCTCGTCTCGGCAGGCTGTGAGGTCACGGTTGTGCCCGCGACCAGCTCAGCTGAAGAGATCATGATGTATAATCCGGAGGGTATTTTTCTCTCCAATGGTCCGGGGGACCCGGCTGCAACGGGGACGTACGCCGTGCCCGTCATCAAGGCGCTCCTGAAATCAGCCGTGCCGATCTTCGGGATCTGCCTGGGGCATCAGCTTCTGGCCCAGGCCCTCGGTGCGCGGACTTATAAGCTGGAGCAGGGCCATCGCGGCGCCAACCAGCCTGTCAAGGAGCTGGCAACAGGCAAAGTCGAAATCACGAGCCAGAATCACGGTTTCGCGGTTGATGAGCAGAGCCTGCCGGAAGATGTCATCGTGACGCATACGAGCCTCTTTGACGGCTCGAATGAGGGGATTGAAAGCCGGACCTACCCTGCTTTCTCCGTCCAATATCACCCTGAGGCCAGCCCCGGCCCGTCCGATAGTTTTTACCTCTTTGAACGCTTTGTTGCGCTGATGAATAAAAAGGCCGCCTGAATATGCCGAAAAGAACCGATATCGCGTCCATCCTCATCATCGGTGCCGGCCCTATCGTGATCGGGCAGGCCTGTGAGTTCGATTATTCCGGCACGCAGGCCTGCAAGGCGCTGCGTGAGGAGGGTTATCGCGTCATTCTGATCAACTCCAACCCGGCGACGATCATGACCGATCCGGGCCTCGCCGACGCGACCTATGTGGAGCCGATCACGCCGGAATTTGTCGAGCGCATCATCCTGAAGGAAAAACCCGACGCGCTTCTGCCAACCATGGGTGGGCAAACGGCGCTGAATGTCGCCATGGCCCTCGACCGGTCGGGTTTTCTGAAGAAACACGGCGTCGCTTTGATCGGCGCGGATGCGGATGTCATTGACCGCGCGGAAGACCGCCAGAAGTTCCGTGAGGCCATGAATGAAATCGGCGTGGAAAGCCCGCGCAGCGCCATCGCGCACACGCTGGAGGAAGCACGCACGGCGCTGGATATTGTCGGCCTGCCCGCCATCATCCGCCCCTCTTTCACTATGGGCGGCGCAGGCGGCGGGATTGCCTATAATCGTGAGGAATTTGACCATATCGTGACGGGCGGGCTGGATGCCTCCCCCACGACGGAAGTCCTGATTGAAGAATCTGTCCTTGGCTGGAAGGAATTTGAGATGGAGGTGGTCCGCGATAAAGCGGATAACTGCATCATCGTCTGTTCCATTGAGAATATCGACCCGATGGGCGTCCATACAGGTGACTCCATCACTGTCGCCCCCGCTTTGACGCTGACGGATAAGGAATTCCAGCGTATGCGGGATGCCTCAATCGCCTGTCTGCGCAAGATCGGCGTGGAAACGGGCGGGTCCAACGTGCAATTCGGCGTCAACCCGGTGGATGGACGCATGGTTGTCATTGAGATGAATCCACGCGTCTCGCGCTCCTCCGCTCTTGCCTCTAAAGCGACAGGTTTCCCGATTGCGAAAATCGCCGCCAAGCTCGCGATCGGTTATACGCTTGATGAATTGCGCAATGACATTACCGGCACGACCCCGGCGAGTTTTGAGCCGACGATTGATTACGTAGTTGTTAAAATCCCGCGTTTCACTTTTGAGAAATTTCCCGGCGCCCCGGCTCTGCTTTCCACCTCCATGAAGTCGGTGGGGGAGGCCATGTCGGTTGGGCGCTGCTTTACCGAGGCTCTGCAGAAAGGTCTGCGGTCGATGGAAACCGGGCTGACCGGTCTTGACCCGATTGAGCCGCCCGGTGATGGCTCCCACGATGCCTACCGCGCGGCCCTTTCCGAGCCGCGTCCGGAACGCATCCTTATGGCCGCGCAGGCTTTGCGTGCGGGCCTGTCCATCAGCGACATCCATCATGCCTGCCGGTTTGAGCCGTGGTTTCTGGAGCAATTGCAGACCATTATCGAGGCCGAGCAGCATATTCGTGAGAATGGCCTGCCCCGTTCCCCCCTTGCCCTGCGTCAAATCAAAGCGATGGGTTTTTCGGATCGGCAGCTTGCGCAGCTCAGCGATATGACGCCCCAGGCCATTGCCGATCTTCGGGCGCGGCTGGGTGTGCAACCCGCTTATCGCCGTATCGACACATGCGCGGGGGAGTTCGCCTCCTCCACCCCCTATCTTTACAGCAGTTATGAGGGCGGGTTCGGCACGCCAATCTGTGAAAGCGCGCCGACCGAAAGCCGGAAAATCGTCATATTGGGCGGCGGGCCAAACCGGATCGGCCAAGGCATTGAATTTGATTATTGCTGTGTCCATGCGGCCTATGCTTTGCGTGAGGCCGGGTTCGAGACCATCATGGTCAATTGTAACCCGGAGACGGTTTCCACCGATTATGACACGTCAGATCGCCTTTATTTTGAGCCCCTGACCGATGAGGACGTCATCGCCCTGATCCGCCGTGAGCAGGAAAAGGGCGAGGTTCTGGGCTGTATCGTGCAGTATGGTGGTCAGACTCCGCTTAAACTCTCCGCCGCGTTGGAGA
This genomic stretch from Candidatus Kirkpatrickella diaphorinae harbors:
- the carB gene encoding carbamoyl-phosphate synthase large subunit; the encoded protein is MPKRTDIASILIIGAGPIVIGQACEFDYSGTQACKALREEGYRVILINSNPATIMTDPGLADATYVEPITPEFVERIILKEKPDALLPTMGGQTALNVAMALDRSGFLKKHGVALIGADADVIDRAEDRQKFREAMNEIGVESPRSAIAHTLEEARTALDIVGLPAIIRPSFTMGGAGGGIAYNREEFDHIVTGGLDASPTTEVLIEESVLGWKEFEMEVVRDKADNCIIVCSIENIDPMGVHTGDSITVAPALTLTDKEFQRMRDASIACLRKIGVETGGSNVQFGVNPVDGRMVVIEMNPRVSRSSALASKATGFPIAKIAAKLAIGYTLDELRNDITGTTPASFEPTIDYVVVKIPRFTFEKFPGAPALLSTSMKSVGEAMSVGRCFTEALQKGLRSMETGLTGLDPIEPPGDGSHDAYRAALSEPRPERILMAAQALRAGLSISDIHHACRFEPWFLEQLQTIIEAEQHIRENGLPRSPLALRQIKAMGFSDRQLAQLSDMTPQAIADLRARLGVQPAYRRIDTCAGEFASSTPYLYSSYEGGFGTPICESAPTESRKIVILGGGPNRIGQGIEFDYCCVHAAYALREAGFETIMVNCNPETVSTDYDTSDRLYFEPLTDEDVIALIRREQEKGEVLGCIVQYGGQTPLKLSAALEKAGIPLLGTPADAIDRAEDRERFQALLRKLGLRQPENGIARNPGEAEAIAEKVGYPVVVRPSYVLGGRAMEIVHDPNGLQRYLLSTLMLAGREVSSGPILLDHYLNDAIEADVDCISDGHDVYVAGVMEHIEEAGIHSGDSACSIPPYTLPPSIVTELRSQTEAMARELGIVGLMNVQYAIKDNEVFVLEVNPRASRTAPFVAKATGVPIAKIGALVMAGRKLSEFKLDGDAIAPHVAVKEAVFPFHRFADTDTILGPEMRSTGEVIGLDSSFERAFAKAQLAAGVVLPQEGTVFLSVRDGHKPQIQALGRKLIDMGFQIMATRGTADRLEESGISVRRVNKVLEGRPHCVDAIRSGEVQMVINTVTGAQAVRDSFDIRRSSLLGGVPHFTTLAGARAAIYAISAMRDGALEVSPLQSYFRRSF